The following coding sequences lie in one Rutidosis leptorrhynchoides isolate AG116_Rl617_1_P2 chromosome 6, CSIRO_AGI_Rlap_v1, whole genome shotgun sequence genomic window:
- the LOC139855589 gene encoding uncharacterized protein, translated as MKYNEISHFSHPQHRLKHGYTEVPFKCDGCKEVGIGSNYKCTTCNYDLHVHCALPSPSITHPFYTKCSFQFLARPPGPIARYCNACEKVVSGFVYHCKLCGFDLHPCCAKLPTMLDDGEVELYLYRKVGSACHRCGRKGRSWSYRSTCKKYNLHVACVKEMLVESWHEIYFGKDIGEANGKFSGDLFGRSRKIETRIPSLKGTLESYHHNHQSKGKVKKCCEMAGLAMQFVISAVLGDPTTLIAGVVGSLMSK; from the coding sequence ATGAAATACAATGAGATATCCCATTTTAGCCACCCTCAGCACCGGCTCAAACATGGATACACTGAGGTCCCATTCAAGTGCGATGGATGTAAAGAAGTCGGTATAGGGTCCAACTATAAATGCACAACGTGCAACTACGATTTACATGTCCATTGTGCTCTCCCATCCCCGTCCATCACCCACCCTTTTTACACCAAGTGTTCCTTTCAATTCCTAGCTCGTCCGCCAGGGCCCATTGCCCGTTATTGCAACGCATGTGAGAAAGTTGTGTCAGGATTTGTTTACCATTGTAAGTTGTGCGGATTCGACCTACATCCATGTTGTGCCAAACTTCCAACTATGTTGGACGATGGTGAGGTGGAGTTGTATTTGTACCGGAAAGTAGGGTCCGCCTGCCACAGATGTGGCAGGAAAGGACGAAGTTGGAGTTACAGGTCCACGTGCAAGAAGTACAACTTGCACGTGGCGTGTGTGAAAGAGATGTTGGTGGAAAGTTGGCATGAGATATACTTTGGTAAGGATATTGGCGAAGCGAATGGTAAATTTAGTGGTGACCTATTTGGACGAAGCCGGAAAATTGAGACGCGAATTCCGAGCTTAAAGGGTACATTGGAAAGTTATCACCACAACCATCAAAGCAAAGGGAAAGTGAAAAAGTGTTGTGAGATGGCGGGTTTGGCTATGCAATTTGTAATATCAGCAGTTCTTGGTGATCCCACTACTCTAATTGCTGGTGTTGTTGGTTCTTTGATGTCAAAATAG